A region of the Arachis hypogaea cultivar Tifrunner chromosome 15, arahy.Tifrunner.gnm2.J5K5, whole genome shotgun sequence genome:
GGGGGCCTCCTAGTTGATCTCCTCTTATTCACCTTTGGCCTTCCCTGAACTTCCTCTGAAGGATTGCTCTGATCATTCTGGGGAGTCCTATTGGTGTCAGAGGGTGGGACTGTCTGAGGGATTGATTGTGAGAGTGGATTCCCATATGGATGAGGGTGTATTAGGTTAGTTGTTCTGGTTCTAGAGGTGCAGAGACATTGGGTTCAGAAGCAGGGACTGAGTCTGAACAAGCAGTGTGTGTTGGTTGCTGATCTTGTTCAATAGGTGGCTGGGAAGGTTGGGACTGACTTGATGGTGGTTTATCTGGTATGCCAGGCGTTGGGGGAGGCTGAGAAACCTGTTTTGCCTGAACAGATCCTGAGAGTTGTGGGTCTGCTGTCTCCTCTTCCATAGTGATATTGTCCTCTTTTTGGGCATCCAAACCAGCCTGTGTATGTGCTTCATAGGCCCCTTCCCTGCTCTGGGCCTCACTCCTTTTTCGGTCATCCATCCCAACTTGCAGATTACTTACAATATCAGCATCATCCTCATCTTCCACTACTATCAACCTTCTTTTGGGACTCTTTTTCGGAGTTGGAACCTTTTTAGCACACCGCTTTACTCTCCTCTTTGATGGAGTCATGTTGTTCTCCTCTACTAACACGGGCTCATCCACCGGATGCTCTGTATATACATTTACTCTGTTACTGTTCTTCACAGCTGCCTCATACATCCTAACTATATCCATGTCAACCTTGAGGTCCCTCAACCCATCATCAAGCCCTTTCCCAGGTTCCAGccagaaaaatttagaaacagatgTATATTCTATATCCTTCACCAAATCAGATACGAAAAAACCATTCAAGGTATCAACATTAACCCTCTCTATCTCTGTGACTTCACCATCAACATAAGTAAGCTTCCCAGACGGCCCTCTCTCAAACTGTCCTCTATGATTAATACACAGTGTTATATGGatggtggccattcctgaaaCTGAAATAAACCAACACATTCTAAGATAACAGTGCATGTTACTACACCTAACACAAACCATAAATCAACTACTTCAGCACCTAACAGAAACCCTAAATCAATTAATCAACTAATTTAGCAACTCTCAACCACGATTTCATATGGTAATGTAATCTATCCAACTAGTCTCAGTgacatttgaaataaattaacacTGGCAATGACATACCTCAGCTCTCTGCCGAGCAAAGGGGGTGACCTCTACACCGTCGGCGACGAAGTCCCAGGGTTCGAGCTCCGCTGCCTATTCCTTGCAAGTTCCTCTACCACGTTCTCGTTTTGATGGCTCTGTACTGCTCCAAATGCCTTTTCCAACTTCCGAATGACAACGTTGAAAGCCGTAGCTTCAGGGTGATGGTTTCAGAGTGTTCCCGGCGTCTTCTCCGGCTAGGAAACAAAAGGACGTTCTCTGCTAGGGCATAGTCAACGTCCCGCGAATTTTTCTTcaatgttaaattttttaatgttaaattcCACGTGGATTGGGCTTTGGGAGGTTCGGATTGCCATGTAGGACTATACAAACCCGAAGCAGGTGCCAACCCAAGCCAGGCTATTTTTGTCACACGGAGCCCATCTCTCATGGTTACAAAGTCAATTTCCTTCTACGATGGGTACATTTGTCAGCGTTCTGAACTATCATAGGTACAAATGGTCAATTattctttataaatatatatgtctGCATACTAAGCCACGTTGGCGGCTTTCTTCCTTTCCCAAATGGCATTCGGCCAAGGGATATAATGGAagctatgatgatgatgatcaatttaatttttgttttatcaaataattttttttgataaataattcaaatttaataaaataaataataattaaattaaattttaataattataaaattttatttaattatttttattaaaaatagttttcttaaaaattacatctcaatataatatattagttcataaatagctaattatttaattttaaaaaatttggagtCTTACATCCTACTCCACTTATAAAAGTTTTCGTTCTcaaaaattgatataataaattaagtTCAGACtctactaaaaaaaaaaacatgattcACGAAAAATGATATAAGCAACGCCAAGAATGACTGTTCGGAAAGATTCAAGTGAACAGATAGAATCGCAATTTGGCAAAGAGACATATGATCAATAAGGTGTGGTTGAAAGGAGTAATCAAATCACATTTTAAAGAGGGAATCCGGAACAAAGAATtccaatgaaaataataaaagaaaagatgacACCAAGTCTTATAGCACGAATAAAGAGTTTACGTCAAAACGTTCCTAAACCCCGTGAACCGCATAACCTATTATTTCTATTTCCtctatgataatccattagtgTTTTTCGTATACAAAAATcatcagtattaagttggccagacctaataccctGAAGAATGCTACGGTCGACTAACAACATTAATCGATAGACAGTCATGCATCTGAAACTCAAACACTTGTCATTAAGACAAGTCCCATCGCATGACAGACACTTAGAGTATGcagtaaagcatagtcagtccattcccaagactctaacaggaacgaactgctctgataccataatgtaacaccctaacttttagcacttcATTATCGTACTAAAAGTCCGAGCgctacttacctctaaacctttttattatatactatatttatttaatattgagcattcgcgaatacgaaccgaaactttaattaagaaaacaaaaagagaCTTTATTTTAAACCACtaaatcacaaaagtatatatattcacatagtatTAAATAAATAGACTTATTTCAAGATTCCCAAAAAcaaatcctacccctctaaaaattctaactaataaGGCGAGAAGAAAATAAATCCTAACAACTCAACTCATAAACATATTCCTCTGTGCTCCCGCAGCTTCGCAATGAGCCtttgcacctgtagctgaaaggggtggagatagggggtaagaactgaggagttcttagtagggtcggggttagaagttaagttcattttatatatacttggtcAGCAATAACAGTCAACATGGGACAATTCAATTCAACAATTTCAGAATACATAATTCAGACAGCCATTTAGCACACCCACAATCACAGGAAACACACCCACAAACAAATATGCACAAACaactatgatgcatgtctattcctatcgcaggtaatgagctcatttgtcagttttgacccgcacccgacgcaatccgacgcgcaagtcagataaggcattccagcgtCATAACCTCTGCAAATTTCTACTTCTTGTAGACGCTTATTCCCCAGctgaagtatgccgaacatgacctctgcaagtacttgcaggtgCTGATTCTCCACCTGAAGCATGTGCCcctttctcctggaagccattccatTCACACAAGCATCCCCGCACAATCATTCACAAACAAAGCCCACGTCTTAacattttcacatcagcaccaTAACTATTTACTTTCCGTCACCCTCTCATGACCTTTCAATCATTCTCATAATTACATGTGCTGatttatcttctctttttcttttaaaaccaaGACCACATCTTTATGACATTctccaaaacctttaaaacaattAATAATCTAACCGCTTCCAAAATCAAACTGATTCCAACagtaaaaattatttctttaataattcaaaatcagTTAATATAATTCTTAAAGCTTTTGAAAATTCTATTTTTACTCCCAAAATAATCAAAACATCCCAGCTAGTTGTTCATACATAACTAAATCAAAATCTCAagcaaacaacaataattcaacataaactcattcaaatTCAAGCAATAATCAACCCAATCAACATTCACTTGTCAAactcacatttaattattataaagttaccaaatCCTACCTCCGTGTAGAAATCACAACAACGAAAATTCTGAAAAAATTTTCTGACCGAGTTGCTGAAGAGAAAAACGTCAAGAATCGTCTGTGCTTCCTAGAACTcaaattggccgaactcaagagaAAGAGAAGTTatgtcaccgtcaacttctaTCAAATAAAAATAACGTCAACGTGTAAAGGAAGAAGATACGAACATTTTTActggattaaatttttttattggatttaTAGATCGCAAAAAATCGAGACTAGAAGATTAGAGATTTTTCACGGTTCTCTCTTAGTTCTCTCTTGCAAAGCTTCGGTCTCTCTCttatttcctttgattatggttcGGTGACAAGAAAAAATAATGAAGtaaaaattgataatgatgtttaaTGACTAACATAATATGTGTCAagtttataaatatatatgtatgcaTACTAAGTCACGTTGGTGGCTTTCTTCCTTTCCCAAATGGCATTCGGCCAAGGGATATAATGGAAGCtaggatgataataataataataataataataataataataataataataataataataataataataataataataataataataataagtttaatttttgttttattaaattatatttttttgataaataatttaaacttaataaaataagtaataattaaattaaactttaataaacataaaattttatttaattatttttattaaaaataatttttttaaaaattacatctcaatataatatattaatttataaagaactaattatttaatttttaaacattcGGGGTCTTACACATTATATACATACAAGTACGGTTAAGTaatgatttttatggtttaaaaTGAATCTCTATATTCACTCTATAAATTTTCATCTTCGTACTATAATTAACCTAAATTAAGTTATTTTCAGTTTAGGTTCTTCATTGTTTTTTAATTAGTAGAATCTAGTATTGTTTAGGAATAAACTAAGGATAATcagtaataattatatatttacatTTGTGATAGCAAATGTAATTTAAGTGCTTACAATTTATGTTGGTttcctttttattctatttaggtTTGTGATATATATTTTCGATCAATCAATGTGATTGGTTTAATGTGTAATCCTATATATTGGAGATCTTGATTTGGAAAGAAACAAATAGAACGATAAAAACGTAATAccataaaaaattttctaaatttgtatgttggaatttaatttatttttcattatattttgcAAGGCACAACACAAGTACAAGACCCTATTTTCTgtttgcatcattttgtttttcaATGCAAATGGCAGACCATAGCGATCAAATTCCTAATGATCTTGCACTGGAAATTCTAGCAAAATTACCTGTTAAATCCTTAAAGCGATTTAGTTGCGTGCGAAAGTCTTGGCTAAATTTACTTGAGAATCCTGATTTTAAGAGCATGTACTACgagaatttaaaatctaaaattgccCACTCATCATCTCTCATTTTATGGAGATTATTTTACCAAAGGGATAAAAACGCCCGTAGTGAAAATAATGTGCATTTGCTTTCTGGAGAGAGATATGAAAACATGGTTACATTAGTTTTGCCAACTCTGGTTGAGAGTTATGGTCCCGGCGAGGTTCTAGAATGTGTTAATGGCATTATATGTCACTATGCACGATCAGGTCGTGATGTAATAATAGGACTTTGGAATCCTAAAACGGACGAGGGTAAAATTATTCCTCCGGGTATTAGTGATGATGAGCCAGGCTTTGATCGGCATGTAAGTGTTCATGGATTTGGTTATGACAATGTGAATGATGATTATAAAGTGATTCAATGTGTATATTATAATTATAGTCAAATGTTGTTTGAAGAGCCTGTCCTAAGAATTTGGCAAATTTATAGTCTAAAAAGTAATTGTTGGAAGAAACTTGATCTTGAAATAACTATGAAGGAAAATGTAAGTAGAGCTTCTATAGCATACTTGAATGGAGAATGCCACTGGTGGGGTCGCAAGTTTGCCACTAATGAACTCCAAGAACAAGTACTTGTGTCATTTAATCTCAGCACTGAAACGTTTCGAACCACATCAATTGTTTGGCTACAAGAAAATGATGATAGTCCTACCAGAACTTTGGTAGTGCTCAACGAGTCTGTTACTCTAATTTCCTCTCTTATTAAGAATAATCGCATTGAAATATccattttgggtgaaattggtgTGAAGGAATCTTGGGTGAAGCTTTTCACATTTAGATTTGGACCTTTTCCAGAATTTTGTGCATTCAGAATGGGGAACAAATGTGATATAATCTTTTATATCAACGGCGATGAATTGGCTTATACATACTAAAAAAAGTACTTTTCCCACAAAAAATAGCATGCTGGTAAATTCTGAAGTCTTAACTAACAATAAATTATGATTAGAAGTAGCATGAGTTGCCAACTTTTTAGAATATGTAGAGAAAATTAGACTAAATTAAATTTGGTAATATAAAATTAAGTTTGATGCATTAAGATCATTGGAATACTTGAATAATCATGATAAAAGTGTAAAATTTGTAACTTTGTATGCTAGTGAATTCTATTTAACTCTCTCTAAAATAACACGGAAGTTACCTTCATAATGTATCAAATTTTAATTGGTCAGTtagtttagttattaaattttttattaaaaaatatatttttatttaattatatgatGGAACAtatactaatataatataataaaataaaatctattcatagtacttaaaagtataattaaaatcagaaacatataaatataataataaaatttatattttaaacaagtaaacataccttttatcatacataaattatttaaaaaataaataaatggttaaaattaataacacaagtttaaaatgataaaatccaacttttttttttaaccaaagataggagactcgaacccgtaacctcttaaatgagtatggagagactatgccattttagctataactcattggcaaaatttggaaagataggagactcgaacccgcaacctcttaattttatagtatttttattcttttaaattttaatttattagtacttcattatttacttaataattaaacaaattttcttcatgaaatttttttttttgtattatcttaaagaagagaccaatataatagtttaaaaaataacgtaaaaatgatattttaaataaaaaatagttaatatttaaatttttaaatgtaaaaataaattgtataaatatttaagagataaatatgaaatacatgtctaaaataaataaaatagacaaaaataattttttatttctcaagAATACttctatttatatgttttatttattttagacatgtattttatatttatcttttaatatttatacaatttatttttgtatttaaaaattttaatattaaatatttttatttagaatattatttttacgttattttttttaaattattatattagtcttttttttaagataatacaaaaaataatttctcataaaaataatttgtttaattattaattaaataataaaatactaataaattaaaaactaaaagaataaaatattataaaaaaatatggtaaaaaagttagattttatcattttaaatttttgttattaattctaaccatttattcaattttttaaaataatttatgtatgataaagcatatgtttacttgtttagagtacaaattttactattatatttatatgttcatgattttaattatatatatatatatatattttttaccaaagataggagactcgaacccgcagcctcttttttttttaccaaagataggagactcgaacccgcagcctcttaattgagtacggggagactatgccatttgagctattactcattggcgattttaattatattttaagtactctaaatatatttattttattatattatattttacatatgaatatatgttctattatgtaattaaataacgatatatttttttaataaaaaatttaataaccaaactaaccattaattatgttaGTAAGGAGTGATCCACACCAAAAAGAGGGATCGAGTGAGAAGACAGGAGATAGTGACGACATCGGCGGCGCTGGCTATACTAGAAAGGACGGGAATTCAACAGACGTAGTTAAGGAATGATGCACTCAAGAAAGAGAGATTGCGTGAGAGGACAGTAGATGACGGCGACGGCATACTTGAAATGATCGAAGCTACGCGATGAAGAAAGAATTGAGAAATACAATGGAAATGTGCTTCAATTAATAGGAgtgaaattttgatattttaagaaattatatcattaccatctcaaataataaattacaaaataacccaactatagttaagataatgatcaattaaaatttgacacatcaTGAAGGAGaacttacatattattttagaggAGTTGGATAGCATTCACCaacatcttaaaaataaaaaaggctgTCAACACATGAGCACACAATCAAGACCACAAAAAGAGCAAAAGATAGAGAGGGATTGAGATGTCTTGTTTTtgaatgtttaaaataaaaatttcaattgtTTACCCCCGTCATTAGCAGTATCATTACTTGCTAAGCTTAACAATGTTGAATCTGAACCATAATCCCTTTCTGAAGATGCATGACAAGGCAGGTCAATGTAGTCTAAGCCCAACCTTAGTGTACATAAATCATCAACACATGGGCCTATAATGCAAAGCACATGAATAGTCACAGTTTATATATGCTACAAGCAGAATAAACCAGGTTGAGtaatgtacaagatgtctctggtacgggttgagagatggatcgggaacctgcgggtcgaggcggatgccggatcacttgactggggcgatggggggaggtacctgcaaagacactccgacgctcaagtcagaatggatctgagaggtagaaagtgtgtggaatgaatgaatacctggagggacctgggtcctcttttTATAGGTGATGgagaatatcttatcttatcttatttggctaagataagggagacgtttgaattcgaaagtcggtTAGGAACCTGAGAGTGCCGTTTTCGGGCCTTCTAGAAGTGGGGAACGGGTCGGACCCGGGGAACCGGTGTTGGGTTCGATCTTGGATCCGGGAtggtgggccggatccgtaacagttgcccccgcagcgggGGAGCGAACAAGGTCGGTCCGTCGCTGAAAAGGCGCGATGCTTTGATCTTGGGCTTCATTTTGTCTCGGgcgttcgttttttttttttttttttttggagggaGATCGGTGCCTCGGCTCCTGTTTCTCTTGGAGGCTCGTCTGACCGTTTTTTGGTTTGACGTGACTCCTCCGTGTCTGTTGCGTTCTTCGAGGCTTTATTAGCTTCTTTTTTCGAGGGAGGGTCATTAAATGTGAAGGGGCGTTTTCCCTCTTTTGCCCCTACTAGCTTTACCTGCGCCTAGGGGCAGTTGTGTCTTTTCATCCTTCTCTTTGAAAccgttttggatttttatttcagTTCCCTCGCTCGtttccctttctttttcctttttccattCTCTTCTGAAGAATTTCTATCTGAACAGAAAGTCTCCTCCTTTCTCtgtggttttttgttttttggtttttgcttGCTGCTTCTGCTTTTCGAGCTTTCTCAAGTGTTCTTTCTGCATTTCCAGGTCAGCACGTTTCGCTTATTCTTTCCTGTTATTTTGTGAATGCTGCTCTATCTTTTGCCATGCATTGTTCTGCCTGTTTTTAGTTTTGCGTTGAATTAGTTTCTTTTGGGGGGGTAGTTTTTCCTGGCTTTTGGAGAGGTTGAGCACCGCCGTGTTCATTCGGTGATGGCGGCGTGCCGCCGTGTTGGTTTGGTAGCGGTGTGTAGGTTTCTGTCTTGCTTCTGTCTAGGGTTAGTAGGCTGACGGTGGTGCTCCTCCCTGTTTTAGGTATGCAACGGTGGAGGAATGAGGGTGTGGGAGCTCCGGTAGCCCCTTCCCGGGGCGTTCCCAATCGTTATTGTTGGGTGACTAGTGATGTATGGGGCGTTccgtcgcggatgacggaggGCGACCTTCAACGGCTCCGTGATCAGGGGGGCATCTGTAGCGGTGGTGATGAGGAGGGGCGGTATGAGCTCGTCCTCCCGGATGCTGATGAGCGTGTTTGTTACTTGAATCTGCATTCTCCCACCGTTCCGGATTGGATGTGGGTTTACGAGTCGATGTTCACTCGGCTTGGCGTGCGACTTCCCTTCTCGCCGTTTGTTCAGGATCTGTTGAGTCGGTGTTCCGTGGCGCCGTCTCAGCTTCACCCGAACAGCTGGGCTGCTGTGCGGTCGTTTGAGTTGGTGTGCCGGTATCTCGACCTTCTGGCTTCCGttcctgtttttctttttcttttcttatgcaCTCTCCCGACTAAGGAGGGGAAGCATAAGAAGGGGTATATGTCTTTCCAGGCTCAGCCTCATCGCCGTATTTTTGGCTTATTTGAGGATTCTTTTCATGGTTTTAAATGGGAGTATTTTAAGGTGCGTCCTGTCCAGGGGCACCATCCATTCTGGCTGTCGCCGGAGGGCGTTCGTCGGTTTCCGACATACTGGAATTTCCAGGCTGGCCCGTCGGTTCTAACTAAATTCACCTACAATGGCTTGTCCCAGGAGGATAAGGACGTTGCCAATGTTTTGTGGCATTTGTTTGGTGAGCGTCCGTTGAATCCTCGGGACGTTATGGGGGATCCCGAGGCTTGTCGGGCGTATATCGGTGTGTGCCTTGTCTTCTTTTCCCGATTTCATATGTTCTATTCTTGCCTTTTTGTaacttgttattttttatttctttcagttgagatggctggtgggCTGACTTCTCTGGCTAGGTTGAAGGCGGCGATGGGCCGGGAGGAGGGATCCTCGTCTCCTTCTACCCCTGTCTCCAATCCTGCCGTGGAATCTCAACCGGTTTCCCAGGAGGTGATTTCCTCGGCTGCACGGGCCGAGGTTCAAGTTTCCCTTGGCCATGTGAACTCTCCTGAGGTTGTGGTAGTGTCGGCTGctgaggcttctcggaagagAAAGAGGCCCGAGGACCCGAGCAGCGAGACTTTTGAGGAGGGTTTGGTGCCAAGTGTGATGGATCGTCGTTTTGATGCTCCGGGTTTTATTGATCAGCATTTGATGCCTGGTACGGAGCCTTATTTTGATGGCTGTGATGTCTCGTTCCAGGCCAAGTCAGTGTATCGTGCTCTCCTTCGCTCTGCTGTTGTTGTTCGGAAGGCTGAGCCCGTGATGGCTCAGGTCGGTTTATTGGACAAGAAACTTCGCCAATCTCAGGCTGAGGTGGCtaagttgaaggaggagctcgaggctGCCGAGATTGCGAGGAGGAAGGCGGTGAAGTCTTCTGAGGAAGCCGGGGCGGAGATTCTCCGTCTTTCCGAGGTTGAGACTTCACTCCTTTCTCAGCTGGGCAAGGAGCGGCGCAAGGCTTCCGATGCGGGTTCCCGGGCTGCCGTACTTCTTGGTGAGACGGAGGCTCTGAATGTCGAGGTTGCTGCATTGAAGAGGGAGAAAACGGAACTGCTGGCCGATGCTAAGGATGCAATTGCTGCTACCGAGGAGACGATGAAGGCGCAGGCCCTGGTGCTTGCTCCGGGAGTGGATGTGTCCGTGATGGGAGCATTCAAGACCGTTCGTGATGGCCGGATAGTCGACCTCGAGTAGCTTTATCTTTGTAATCTTTGTTCTCCCGCTCTTTTAGACTTACTTTGTTTTTTGGATACTTTTGGTTTGGCCGTGGGCCGTGTAACCGTGACTCCGTAACTTTTGGTTTTTTGTTTTAACAACTTTTCGAGCCGTTCGGGCTCTTTTCGTATGTTCCGTTTTAAAGCTATTCCGTTTAATTAATCTTCTTCCCGTATTTGGGATGAATGGACCGTCGTGTGGTCGGGTTTATATGGATATCCGTGGGTTGGGCCTGGAGGGTGATCGGTCCTCCAGTTGTGGCCGTGTTTTTGTTCCATATTTGGGACATTGtgtgaaaaaataaagaatttagggaTAGCTTTGTAATGTGATTTTATTGATgggtgggcctcgttaaaaccctccgttgTTGGCGGGAAAGAGTACCCAAGTTTGATACATAGGCGTAGTTTTGAAATGTAAATGTAATTTTGCAAATAACGGTAACGAAAGCGTAAAAGAAAACGGGGGAGGGGGGGAAATGGAGACCTGGGttggttttaggagtagtatcgcCGTAAGTTGGCGGCGTTCCACGTTCTTGGGACTTCGTTACCGTTAAGCCGTTCGAGCTTGTACGCTCCTTTCCCGATTGCAGCTTTGATTCTATATGGTCCCTCCCAGTTGGGGGCGAGTTTCCCTTCTCCCGGGGTTGGGGGACCGATGTCGTttcgtcgtaggacgaggtcgtcTGTTGTGAACTCTCGCCGAATGACTCCGTGGTTGTATCTCAGGCTGATTCTTTGTTTTAGGGCTAGCTCTCTGAGATGGGCTACGCTTCTTATTTCGCCAGtgaggtctcgttctgcttcTTCGTCGTTGCCTCCGATTGTTCTTCGCGGGCTTGGGTCGCCGATTTCAACTGGGATGATAGCTTCCGTGCCGTAGGTTAATCGGAAGGGGGTCTCCCCGGTAGCTGTCTGGGGGGTCGTGCGATACGACCATAAGACCGATCCGAGTTCGTCTGCCCATAGCCCTTTGGCTTCGTCGAGTCGTTTCTTGAGGCCTTTGACTATTATTTTGTTTGCTGATTCCACTtgcccgtttgtttgggggtgttctaccgagctaAAGCGGTGGGATATGCGTAGTCCGCttaggaattccttgaattttgTGTCGGCGAACTgggttccgttgtccgagatgacgatCTCGGGGATCCCGAATCGGGTGATGATTTGTCGCCAAAGGAATTTTCGACATTGGGTCGCCGTGATGGAGGCTAGCGGCTCGGCCTC
Encoded here:
- the LOC112749351 gene encoding F-box/kelch-repeat protein At3g06240-like, with translation MADHSDQIPNDLALEILAKLPVKSLKRFSCVRKSWLNLLENPDFKSMYYENLKSKIAHSSSLILWRLFYQRDKNARSENNVHLLSGERYENMVTLVLPTLVESYGPGEVLECVNGIICHYARSGRDVIIGLWNPKTDEGKIIPPGISDDEPGFDRHVSVHGFGYDNVNDDYKVIQCVYYNYSQMLFEEPVLRIWQIYSLKSNCWKKLDLEITMKENVSRASIAYLNGECHWWGRKFATNELQEQVLVSFNLSTETFRTTSIVWLQENDDSPTRTLVVLNESVTLISSLIKNNRIEISILGEIGVKESWVKLFTFRFGPFPEFCAFRMGNKCDIIFYINGDELAYTY